In Georgenia soli, a genomic segment contains:
- the murQ gene encoding N-acetylmuramic acid 6-phosphate etherase: MDSPTFQPDALNGFTTEMVDPTYRDLDLMTTDEMVRAMNEAEAEVPRAVAAASRALSAAVDAVAAQLAAGGRLLYVGAGTPGRLGVLDASECPPTFSTEPWMVQGVIAGGPSALTAAIEGAEDDEDAGRRDLDELGVNAKDAVVGISASGRTPYVLGAMRAARAVGAVTVGVSSNEGSRLSAAAEFPIEVVVGPEIISGSTRLKAGSAQKQVLNMLSTLSMVKLGKTYGNLMVDVSASNHKLEVRAQNLVREITGVDVETARAALAAADQEVKTAIVCITRDVDAPTARGLLARANGFLRRALSA, encoded by the coding sequence GTGGACTCTCCGACCTTTCAGCCTGATGCGCTTAACGGCTTCACCACCGAGATGGTCGACCCCACGTACCGCGATCTCGACCTGATGACCACCGACGAGATGGTGCGCGCCATGAATGAGGCGGAGGCCGAGGTGCCCCGCGCGGTGGCCGCCGCCTCACGCGCGCTCAGCGCGGCCGTCGACGCCGTCGCCGCGCAGCTCGCCGCGGGCGGACGTCTCCTCTACGTCGGTGCGGGAACTCCCGGTCGGCTCGGTGTGCTCGACGCGTCCGAGTGTCCGCCGACGTTCTCGACCGAACCGTGGATGGTGCAGGGCGTCATCGCCGGAGGTCCGTCCGCGCTGACCGCGGCCATCGAGGGTGCGGAGGACGACGAGGACGCCGGCCGTCGGGACCTGGACGAGCTGGGCGTGAACGCGAAGGACGCCGTGGTGGGGATCTCCGCCTCGGGGCGGACCCCTTACGTGCTGGGCGCGATGCGGGCCGCCCGCGCCGTCGGGGCGGTGACCGTCGGGGTGTCGAGCAACGAGGGATCGCGTCTGTCCGCAGCCGCCGAGTTCCCGATCGAGGTGGTTGTCGGGCCGGAGATCATCTCGGGATCGACGCGTCTGAAGGCGGGTTCGGCACAGAAGCAGGTGCTCAACATGCTGTCGACCCTGTCGATGGTGAAGCTGGGGAAGACCTACGGCAACCTCATGGTCGACGTGTCGGCCTCCAACCACAAGCTTGAGGTCCGGGCCCAGAATCTGGTGCGAGAGATCACCGGGGTCGACGTCGAGACTGCCCGGGCTGCGCTCGCCGCAGCCGATCAGGAGGTGAAGACGGCGATCGTCTGCATCACGCGCGACGTCGATGCGCCGACGGCACGTGGCTTGCTGGCCCGGGCCAACGGTTTCCTGCGCCGCGCCCTGAGCGCCTGA
- a CDS encoding alpha/beta hydrolase family protein, whose amino-acid sequence MAEVEIATPRGVILAGTFEPGTGTTAVLFAHGFLSDRHSSMRFDILASAYRTAGHATLQLDFSGCGASGDDVVTVAGEVEDLRSASAWLTEQGYPVQVVHAHSFGTLAAMRAQPPDVVTMVLTGPLTGPMSYPWEEIFSPGQLDDLEQHGYARIPDDNEAATREYSVISKQTLADYSLINPAELLGGVRVPVLLIHGEEDEAGTDLVALSREGLPLLPAGSRLEVVDGAAHGMRDRIDVVVELALDWVAEHLRFDREELGSR is encoded by the coding sequence ATGGCCGAGGTCGAGATCGCCACGCCGCGGGGTGTCATCCTCGCGGGCACCTTCGAACCCGGGACGGGGACGACGGCGGTGCTCTTCGCCCACGGTTTCCTCTCGGACCGCCACTCCTCGATGCGGTTCGACATCCTCGCCTCCGCCTACCGCACCGCCGGTCACGCCACCCTGCAGCTCGACTTCTCCGGGTGCGGCGCCAGCGGCGACGACGTCGTCACGGTCGCCGGGGAGGTCGAGGACCTGCGCTCGGCGTCGGCCTGGCTCACGGAGCAGGGCTACCCGGTGCAGGTGGTCCACGCCCACTCCTTCGGCACGCTCGCCGCGATGCGCGCCCAGCCGCCCGACGTCGTCACGATGGTGCTGACCGGGCCGCTCACGGGCCCGATGTCCTACCCGTGGGAGGAGATCTTCTCCCCCGGCCAGCTCGACGACCTCGAGCAGCACGGCTACGCCCGCATCCCCGACGACAACGAGGCCGCCACCCGCGAGTACTCGGTGATCTCCAAGCAGACCCTGGCGGACTACTCCCTCATCAACCCCGCAGAGCTGCTGGGCGGCGTGCGCGTGCCGGTGCTGCTCATCCACGGCGAGGAGGACGAGGCGGGCACCGACCTGGTGGCCCTGAGCCGGGAGGGGCTGCCGCTCCTGCCCGCCGGGTCACGCCTGGAGGTGGTCGACGGCGCCGCGCACGGGATGCGGGACCGGATCGACGTGGTCGTCGAGCTCGCGCTGGACTGGGTCGCGGAGCACCTGCGCTTCGACCGGGAGGAGCTCGGGAGCCGCTGA
- a CDS encoding GNAT family N-acetyltransferase, with protein sequence MEMRVVEVPRPPHTDAPASAAVQAWHEVFAESMRAVLGHDDFADPPAALVAMLAEQRHAARTLLVALRDGAGAGDDAGASLPSDPADVLGYAWFSLPRTDNHHLAEAEVVVRPAARHRGVGTALWHAAEERIRAAGRATVTTWTSHAAEAPEGSDAVVPRTGVGRIPADDDAARFARRHGFALEQGERQSTLHLPVDPDRVTAWRGEAEAVAGPDYRLVQWTDRAPEEWLDSLAELQRRMSVDVPLGGLDFREEAWDAQRIRDMEEELAGADQRYVLSAAEHVPGGELVAFTYVVLPRSRPEVAYQYNTLVHGEHRGRRLGLLVKAANLQLLATTQPALRRLHTWNAGENRHMLAINERMGFVPASLEGAWQRRYDGEAD encoded by the coding sequence ATGGAGATGCGCGTCGTCGAGGTGCCGCGGCCCCCGCACACCGACGCGCCGGCGTCGGCAGCGGTGCAGGCGTGGCACGAGGTCTTCGCCGAGTCCATGCGTGCCGTCCTCGGCCACGACGACTTCGCCGACCCGCCCGCCGCTCTCGTCGCCATGCTCGCCGAGCAGCGCCACGCCGCCCGGACGCTGCTGGTCGCCCTCCGCGACGGCGCGGGAGCCGGGGACGACGCCGGAGCCTCCCTGCCGTCCGACCCCGCAGACGTCCTCGGCTACGCGTGGTTCTCCCTGCCGCGCACCGACAACCACCACCTCGCCGAGGCGGAGGTCGTGGTCCGGCCCGCCGCCCGGCACCGCGGCGTCGGGACCGCGCTGTGGCACGCCGCCGAAGAGCGGATCCGCGCGGCCGGCCGTGCCACGGTGACCACCTGGACCTCCCACGCGGCCGAGGCGCCCGAGGGCAGCGACGCCGTCGTCCCGCGCACCGGCGTCGGCCGGATTCCCGCGGACGACGACGCAGCCCGCTTCGCGCGCCGGCACGGGTTCGCCCTCGAGCAGGGCGAGCGGCAGTCGACGCTGCACCTGCCCGTGGACCCCGACCGGGTGACCGCGTGGCGCGGCGAGGCGGAGGCGGTGGCCGGGCCGGACTACCGCCTCGTGCAGTGGACCGACCGGGCCCCCGAGGAGTGGCTCGACTCCCTCGCCGAGCTCCAGCGGCGGATGAGCGTCGACGTGCCCCTCGGGGGCCTGGACTTCCGCGAGGAGGCCTGGGACGCGCAGCGCATCCGGGACATGGAGGAGGAGCTGGCCGGCGCGGACCAGCGCTACGTGCTCAGCGCGGCCGAGCACGTGCCCGGCGGGGAGCTCGTCGCGTTCACGTACGTGGTGCTCCCGCGCAGCCGGCCCGAGGTGGCGTACCAGTACAACACCCTCGTCCACGGCGAGCACCGGGGCCGCCGCCTCGGTCTGCTCGTCAAGGCGGCGAACCTCCAGCTCCTCGCGACGACGCAGCCGGCCCTGCGGCGCCTGCACACCTGGAACGCCGGGGAGAACCGGCACATGCTGGCCATCAACGAGCGGATGGGGTTCGTGCCCGCCAGCCTCGAGGGGGCCTGGCAGCGCCGCTACGACGGCGAGGCGGACTGA
- a CDS encoding endonuclease/exonuclease/phosphatase family protein — MRVIGWLLVLLLGAAAVLTVNPEWLARVNPEWAGLTTTYPLVQVIALRPLLAALFAVVGVVVLIVGVVRKSWFSGGNKSFLLGAVLLGVAAAHAWYVWDRGLANPHELTADRGLREADAGDGTITVLTYNTLEGRTGADDVAALAEETGADVLVLNETSQLQAQQVATYLGADGETFQVFAASAGHEGAADAPTTTLLVSSAMGEYVQTDGPATERVSVRAEPASGVGPVLVGVHAMAPVHETHEAWLTDLEAIVGLCGPGGPDGLILAGDLNATLDHAPLQDLGRCVDAGVEAGLGGIATWPSRLPVFLGSTIDHVLVDPARYDVTAALVAERGRSDHRGVVVRLHPTSP, encoded by the coding sequence GTGCGCGTGATCGGCTGGCTCCTCGTCCTGCTGCTGGGCGCCGCCGCCGTGCTCACCGTCAACCCCGAGTGGCTCGCCAGGGTGAACCCGGAGTGGGCGGGCCTGACCACCACGTACCCGCTCGTCCAGGTCATCGCGCTGCGCCCGCTCCTCGCGGCGCTCTTCGCCGTCGTCGGCGTCGTCGTGCTGATCGTCGGCGTCGTGCGGAAGTCCTGGTTCTCCGGCGGCAACAAGAGCTTCCTGCTCGGGGCGGTCCTCCTGGGCGTCGCAGCGGCGCACGCCTGGTACGTGTGGGACCGGGGGCTGGCCAACCCGCACGAGCTCACCGCGGACCGCGGCCTGCGCGAGGCCGACGCCGGCGACGGCACGATCACCGTGCTGACCTACAACACCCTCGAGGGCCGCACCGGCGCCGACGACGTCGCGGCGCTCGCCGAGGAGACCGGCGCGGACGTCCTCGTCCTGAACGAGACGTCGCAGCTCCAGGCGCAGCAGGTCGCCACCTACCTCGGCGCCGACGGCGAGACGTTCCAGGTCTTCGCCGCCAGCGCCGGCCACGAAGGCGCGGCGGACGCCCCCACCACCACGCTCCTGGTCTCCTCCGCGATGGGCGAGTACGTGCAGACCGACGGGCCGGCCACCGAACGCGTCTCGGTCCGGGCCGAGCCCGCCTCCGGCGTCGGCCCGGTGCTCGTGGGCGTGCACGCTATGGCCCCCGTCCACGAGACGCACGAGGCGTGGCTGACCGACCTGGAGGCGATCGTCGGGCTGTGCGGCCCCGGCGGCCCCGACGGACTGATCCTGGCCGGCGACCTCAACGCGACCCTCGACCACGCACCGCTGCAGGACCTCGGCCGGTGCGTCGACGCCGGCGTGGAGGCCGGCCTCGGCGGGATCGCCACGTGGCCCTCGCGGCTGCCCGTCTTCCTCGGCTCGACAATCGACCACGTGCTCGTCGACCCCGCCCGCTACGACGTGACGGCGGCGCTCGTCGCCGAGCGCGGTCGCAGCGACCACCGGGGAGTCGTGGTGCGCCTGCACCCGACCAGCCCCTGA
- a CDS encoding ASCH domain-containing protein — METTAPSDDALEYFWAEARKVLGLTKIEPIGGVGTAGSLTPPAWSFGDSAEMADELLALVLAGRKTATSSALWEWEADGEALPEPGALGILCDGSGEPRALIRTEAVEVVPFDRVPADHAAAEGEGDGSLEHWREAHAAYITEVLAKVGRTFAPDMPVVLERFAVVHPKPRRQR; from the coding sequence ATGGAGACCACCGCCCCGAGCGACGACGCCCTCGAGTACTTCTGGGCCGAAGCCCGCAAGGTCCTCGGGCTGACCAAGATCGAGCCCATCGGCGGCGTCGGCACCGCGGGGTCCCTCACCCCGCCGGCCTGGTCCTTCGGCGACAGTGCCGAGATGGCCGACGAGCTCCTCGCCCTCGTCCTCGCCGGCCGCAAGACGGCCACCTCCAGCGCCCTGTGGGAGTGGGAGGCCGACGGCGAGGCTCTGCCCGAGCCGGGTGCGCTCGGCATCCTCTGCGACGGGTCCGGGGAGCCGCGGGCGCTGATCCGCACGGAGGCCGTCGAGGTGGTGCCGTTCGACCGTGTCCCCGCAGACCACGCGGCCGCCGAGGGCGAGGGTGACGGCTCGCTGGAGCATTGGCGCGAGGCGCACGCGGCGTACATCACCGAAGTGCTGGCCAAGGTCGGACGCACCTTCGCGCCCGACATGCCGGTGGTGCTGGAGCGCTTCGCCGTCGTCCATCCCAAGCCCCGCCGACAGCGGTAG
- a CDS encoding alpha/beta hydrolase, with the protein MTLSIDRDTVRWSAPAGSRAGRPLLVLLHGYGSNENDLFGLAPHLPADAVVASLRAPGTNRVGYEWFPLDGELAGPLGHRQTPTTDRLREDGTNTAALAVLDWLDSLDEAPSAVGLLGFSQGGAVAVQAMRQRPEAVDHVVLLSGFVAPGDLPGDAVLAERRPPVLYSRGAADPVIASFLVDRTDAWLPRHSELTASVHPGLGHGVSADTVAEVHAFLQAQYA; encoded by the coding sequence ATGACCCTCTCCATCGACCGCGACACCGTCCGGTGGTCCGCTCCCGCCGGCAGCCGCGCCGGCCGTCCCCTGCTGGTGCTCCTCCACGGCTACGGCTCCAACGAGAACGACCTCTTCGGACTGGCCCCGCACCTGCCGGCGGACGCCGTCGTCGCGTCCCTGCGCGCCCCCGGCACCAATCGGGTCGGCTATGAGTGGTTCCCGCTCGACGGCGAGCTCGCCGGGCCTCTCGGCCACCGCCAGACCCCGACGACGGACCGCCTGCGCGAGGACGGCACCAACACCGCGGCGCTCGCGGTGCTGGACTGGCTCGACAGCCTGGACGAGGCCCCGTCCGCCGTCGGCCTGCTGGGCTTCTCCCAGGGCGGGGCGGTCGCGGTCCAGGCCATGCGGCAGCGCCCGGAGGCCGTCGACCACGTGGTGCTGCTGTCCGGGTTCGTCGCGCCGGGGGACCTGCCCGGCGACGCCGTGCTCGCCGAGCGTCGCCCGCCGGTGCTCTACTCGCGCGGCGCCGCGGACCCGGTCATCGCCTCCTTCCTGGTGGACCGGACCGACGCCTGGCTGCCGCGGCACTCCGAGCTCACCGCCTCCGTCCATCCCGGCCTCGGGCACGGCGTCTCCGCGGACACCGTCGCTGAGGTGCACGCGTTCCTCCAGGCTCAGTACGCCTGA
- a CDS encoding helix-turn-helix domain-containing protein gives MITNVVAIVYDGVSPFELGVVCESWGMDRSEMGLPTFDFAVCAPEPGTVRTSMGFDLQVHHGLDRAADADLVVIPAVPRAADVPPAVVEALREAHARGARVMSVCSGAFALGAAGLLDGRRCTAHWMHTDELAARFPKAHVVPEVLYVDDDRVLTSAGTAAGLDASLYLWREEFGAAAASLVARRMVVPPQREGGQAQFIANPVPECDSETLGPVLTWIVEHLDEELAVDDLAARFAMSPRTFARRFRAETGTTPHAWITTQRLHRAEQLLEGTDRSVDQIANDVGFMNAATLRHHLRRVRGLSPQQYRRRFRTAPREPVEVTA, from the coding sequence ATGATCACCAACGTGGTCGCGATCGTCTACGACGGCGTCTCCCCGTTCGAGCTCGGCGTGGTGTGTGAGTCGTGGGGCATGGACCGCTCTGAGATGGGGCTGCCCACGTTCGACTTCGCCGTGTGCGCGCCGGAGCCGGGGACCGTGCGGACGTCGATGGGGTTCGACCTGCAGGTGCACCACGGCCTGGACCGTGCGGCCGACGCCGACCTCGTCGTCATCCCGGCGGTGCCGCGCGCCGCCGACGTGCCGCCGGCGGTCGTCGAGGCGCTTCGGGAGGCGCACGCGCGCGGCGCGCGGGTGATGTCGGTGTGCTCGGGGGCGTTCGCGCTCGGGGCGGCCGGGCTGCTCGACGGGCGTCGGTGCACCGCTCACTGGATGCACACCGACGAGCTGGCCGCCCGCTTCCCCAAGGCGCACGTGGTCCCCGAGGTCCTCTACGTCGACGACGACCGCGTCCTCACCTCGGCCGGCACGGCCGCCGGGCTGGACGCGTCCCTGTACCTGTGGCGCGAGGAGTTCGGCGCCGCCGCGGCCAGCCTGGTCGCGCGCCGCATGGTGGTGCCGCCGCAGCGCGAGGGCGGCCAGGCGCAGTTCATCGCCAACCCCGTGCCCGAGTGCGACAGCGAGACGCTCGGTCCGGTGCTCACCTGGATCGTCGAGCACCTGGACGAGGAGCTCGCCGTCGACGACCTCGCCGCACGGTTCGCGATGTCGCCGCGCACCTTCGCCCGGCGCTTCCGCGCGGAGACGGGCACGACGCCGCACGCCTGGATCACCACGCAGCGCCTCCACCGGGCCGAGCAGCTGCTCGAGGGGACCGACCGGTCCGTCGACCAGATCGCGAACGACGTCGGGTTTATGAACGCCGCGACGCTGCGACACCACCTGCGGCGCGTGCGGGGGCTGAGCCCACAGCAGTACCGTCGCCGGTTCCGCACGGCCCCGCGCGAGCCGGTGGAGGTCACGGCCTGA
- a CDS encoding DUF3418 domain-containing protein encodes MSTNRDESTAAQAASSPLPTGDAPGDDRRRTDERSDDGTRGDGARGDGARRRPRRRGGRGRPAPERGQQPDGERGRPPQRDSGDGSPDRRDDNRDTDRPRGRRRGGFRPYTEEQLATRRAALPKITYPEQLPVSARREEIAEAIRDHQVVIVAGETGSGKTTQIPKICLELGRGITGTIGHTQPRRIAARTVAERIAEELGVELGGAVGYQVRFTDQVSATTLVKLMTDGILLAEIQQDPLLRRYDTIIVDEAHERSLNIDFLLGYLAQLLPRRPDLKLIITSATIDSERFAAHFGVREGDRPDGELVRPAPVVEVSGRTYPVELRYRPLVPDADEESDDSPDSGDDENAQSARSAPRTGSKGVVGGRAGGPREEPIDQVTGITMAADELMAEGPGDILVFLSGEREIRDTHVALAEHLGPRYLAPGTAKGSGLRPDAVEIVPLYARLSSAEQHRVFEHHTTRRIVLATNVAETSLTVPGIRYVIDPGTARISRYSSRTKVQRLPIEPISQASANQRSGRCGRVADGIAIRLYSESDFASRPEFTEPEILRTSLASVILQMAALGLGDVAKFPFVDPPDTRAVRDGVQLLHEIGALDPAATDPRKRLTDVGRQLAQLPIDPRLGRMLLEAQKNGCAAEVMVIVAALSVQDVRERPAEHQQAADEKHRRFTDPTSDFLAYLNLWRYLRTQQRDLSGSAFRRLCRSEFLNYLRVREWQDVVAQLRQLAKPLGLTLKPIALPHEGEIAATAEKTQDGRPDTARAVVAVGRSSDAVSADALHQSLLVGLLSNLGSYDERRREYAGARGTRFVIWPGSGLVKKTPAWVMAAELVETSRLFARTVARIQPEWVEPLAGHLVKRSYSEPYWSTKQGAAMVKEKVLLYGMTLVADRNVLLGRLGDLPMGDVTARELAREMFIRHALVGGEWRTHHKFYARNRELLAEAGEFENRARRRGLVLDEDGLFDFYDERIPDHVVSARHFDSWWKKASREDPELLTFTLDLLVPDAGAVSATDFPDTWRQGDLTLPLTYQFEPGSYSDGVTVHVPVEVLGRLRPDGFDWMVPGLALELATATIRALPKKIRVQLVPAPDVAAQVVQLLPDWASVAPAAPGAPSYHEAFATAVRTLRDVEIPEDAWDDEKLPDHLRMTFRVLSERGAVLSEGKNLVALQRELAPQTQRAVSSAVRGAVRIALEEAQARSGRAAGPVTGAAGGSGAPAGPAGAVAEPGNGRAFGAGPTAMLPEQENLTTWPDVPGGKIPRQVESTGAHGLVVRGYPALVEERPARGAKTGPTVALRVLADAAAQVRAHRIGLRRLVLIETAMNAQRVTTRWTGKEALTLAASPYPSTEALVADVQLAAVGALVDEWTASQGGRQVRDAAAYGELVAHVRTHLEERVHQLIRQVVATLDAHRELEATIKGATSMFLLNTLTEVRDQVAKLVRPGFISATPPERLVHLPRYLRAAQRRIERAQQNVHQDANLAWTIGELEDAYESAVDASERLAPDPARDATLEEVRWLIEELRVSFFAQQLGTPVKVSEKRIRKALAQV; translated from the coding sequence GTGAGCACGAACCGGGACGAGTCGACGGCGGCGCAGGCAGCGTCGTCGCCCCTGCCGACCGGTGACGCCCCGGGTGATGACCGCCGACGCACGGACGAGCGCAGCGATGACGGCACCCGCGGCGACGGCGCCCGCGGTGACGGTGCGCGACGACGTCCCCGCCGCCGCGGAGGCCGCGGCCGGCCGGCGCCTGAGCGTGGACAGCAGCCCGACGGCGAGCGCGGCCGCCCCCCGCAGCGTGACAGCGGCGACGGCAGCCCCGACCGACGCGACGACAACCGGGACACCGACCGCCCGCGCGGCCGTCGTCGCGGCGGCTTCCGCCCCTACACCGAGGAGCAGCTGGCGACCCGCCGCGCCGCCCTCCCGAAGATCACCTACCCCGAGCAGCTGCCCGTCTCGGCGCGGCGCGAGGAGATCGCCGAGGCCATCCGCGACCACCAGGTGGTGATCGTGGCCGGCGAGACCGGTTCGGGGAAGACCACGCAGATCCCCAAGATCTGCCTCGAGCTCGGCCGCGGGATCACGGGAACGATCGGTCACACGCAGCCGCGCCGGATCGCCGCCCGCACGGTGGCCGAGCGCATCGCCGAGGAGCTCGGCGTGGAGCTAGGTGGGGCCGTCGGCTACCAGGTGCGCTTCACCGACCAGGTCTCGGCCACGACGCTCGTGAAGCTCATGACCGACGGCATCCTGCTCGCGGAGATCCAGCAGGACCCCCTGCTGCGCCGCTACGACACGATCATCGTCGACGAGGCCCACGAGCGGAGCCTGAACATCGACTTCCTGCTGGGCTACCTCGCCCAGCTGCTGCCCAGGCGGCCGGACCTCAAGCTCATCATCACCTCGGCCACGATCGACTCCGAGCGCTTCGCCGCGCACTTCGGGGTGCGCGAGGGCGACCGCCCGGACGGCGAGCTGGTCCGACCGGCGCCGGTGGTGGAGGTGTCCGGCCGCACGTACCCGGTCGAGCTCCGGTACCGGCCCCTCGTCCCCGACGCGGACGAGGAGTCCGACGACTCCCCCGACAGCGGCGACGACGAGAACGCCCAAAGTGCCCGTTCGGCCCCGAGAACGGGCAGCAAGGGCGTGGTCGGCGGCCGAGCCGGCGGCCCCCGCGAGGAACCGATCGACCAGGTCACCGGCATCACGATGGCCGCGGACGAGCTCATGGCCGAGGGCCCGGGCGACATCCTGGTGTTCCTGTCCGGCGAGCGGGAGATCCGGGACACCCACGTCGCCCTCGCCGAGCACCTCGGCCCCCGCTACCTCGCCCCCGGCACGGCGAAGGGGTCCGGGCTCCGGCCCGACGCCGTCGAGATCGTCCCGCTGTACGCCCGCCTCTCCTCGGCGGAGCAGCACCGCGTCTTCGAGCACCACACCACCCGGCGCATCGTGCTGGCGACGAACGTGGCGGAGACGTCGCTGACGGTGCCGGGCATCCGGTACGTGATCGACCCGGGCACGGCGCGCATCTCGCGGTACTCCAGCCGCACCAAGGTTCAGCGCCTGCCGATCGAGCCGATCTCCCAGGCCAGCGCCAACCAGCGCTCCGGCCGGTGCGGGCGCGTGGCGGACGGCATCGCGATCCGCCTGTACTCGGAGTCCGACTTCGCCTCACGGCCGGAGTTCACCGAGCCGGAGATCCTGCGCACCTCCCTCGCCTCCGTGATCCTGCAGATGGCGGCGCTCGGCCTGGGCGACGTCGCGAAGTTCCCGTTCGTCGACCCGCCCGACACCCGCGCCGTGCGCGACGGCGTGCAGCTCCTGCACGAGATCGGTGCCCTCGACCCGGCCGCCACCGACCCGCGGAAGCGGCTCACCGACGTCGGCCGCCAGCTCGCCCAGCTGCCGATCGACCCGCGCCTGGGCCGGATGCTGCTCGAGGCGCAGAAGAACGGCTGCGCCGCCGAGGTCATGGTCATCGTGGCGGCACTGAGCGTGCAGGACGTGCGCGAGCGCCCGGCCGAGCACCAGCAGGCCGCCGACGAGAAGCACCGCCGCTTCACCGACCCCACCTCGGACTTCCTCGCCTACCTCAACCTCTGGCGCTACCTGCGCACCCAGCAGCGCGACCTCTCCGGCTCGGCCTTCCGCCGCCTGTGCCGCTCCGAGTTCCTCAACTACCTGCGCGTCCGCGAGTGGCAGGACGTCGTCGCCCAGCTGCGCCAGCTGGCCAAGCCGCTCGGGCTGACGCTCAAGCCGATCGCCCTGCCCCACGAGGGCGAGATCGCGGCGACGGCGGAGAAGACCCAGGACGGCCGGCCGGACACGGCCCGGGCGGTGGTCGCCGTCGGCCGGTCCTCCGACGCCGTGAGCGCGGACGCGCTGCACCAGTCGCTGCTGGTCGGCCTGCTGTCCAACCTCGGCTCCTACGACGAGCGGCGCCGCGAGTACGCCGGCGCGCGCGGGACCCGCTTCGTGATCTGGCCCGGGTCCGGACTGGTGAAGAAGACCCCGGCCTGGGTCATGGCTGCCGAGCTGGTCGAGACCTCCCGGCTGTTCGCCCGCACCGTGGCGCGGATCCAGCCGGAGTGGGTCGAGCCGCTGGCCGGGCACCTGGTCAAGCGCTCCTACTCCGAGCCGTACTGGTCCACCAAGCAGGGCGCGGCCATGGTCAAGGAGAAGGTCCTGCTCTACGGCATGACCCTCGTGGCCGACCGGAACGTGCTGCTCGGCCGGCTCGGCGACCTCCCGATGGGCGACGTCACCGCCCGCGAGCTGGCCCGGGAGATGTTCATCCGGCACGCGCTGGTGGGCGGCGAGTGGCGCACGCACCACAAGTTCTACGCGCGCAACCGTGAGCTGCTCGCCGAGGCCGGGGAGTTCGAGAACCGGGCGCGCCGTCGTGGGCTCGTGCTCGACGAGGACGGCCTGTTCGACTTCTACGACGAGCGCATCCCGGACCACGTCGTCTCCGCGCGCCACTTCGACTCCTGGTGGAAGAAGGCGAGCCGCGAGGACCCCGAGCTGCTCACCTTCACCCTCGACCTGCTCGTCCCCGACGCCGGAGCGGTCTCGGCCACCGACTTTCCGGACACCTGGCGCCAGGGCGACCTCACGTTGCCGCTGACCTACCAGTTCGAGCCGGGCAGCTACTCCGACGGCGTCACCGTGCACGTCCCGGTGGAGGTGCTCGGACGGCTGCGGCCCGACGGGTTCGATTGGATGGTCCCGGGCCTCGCCCTCGAGCTGGCCACCGCCACGATCCGGGCGCTGCCGAAGAAGATCCGCGTGCAGCTCGTCCCGGCCCCCGACGTCGCCGCCCAGGTGGTCCAGCTGCTGCCGGACTGGGCCTCGGTGGCCCCCGCGGCGCCGGGAGCGCCGTCGTACCACGAGGCCTTCGCGACGGCGGTGCGCACCCTGCGCGACGTCGAGATCCCCGAGGACGCCTGGGACGACGAGAAGCTGCCCGACCATCTGCGGATGACGTTCCGGGTGCTCTCCGAGCGCGGCGCCGTGCTGTCCGAGGGCAAGAACCTCGTGGCGCTGCAGCGCGAGCTCGCCCCGCAGACGCAGCGGGCCGTCAGCTCCGCCGTGCGCGGGGCGGTGCGGATCGCGCTCGAGGAGGCCCAGGCGCGCTCGGGTCGGGCCGCGGGACCCGTTACCGGTGCCGCGGGCGGGAGCGGTGCCCCGGCCGGCCCGGCGGGGGCCGTCGCCGAGCCCGGGAACGGCCGTGCCTTTGGGGCCGGCCCGACGGCGATGCTGCCGGAGCAGGAGAACCTCACCACCTGGCCGGACGTCCCGGGCGGGAAGATCCCCCGCCAGGTGGAGTCGACCGGGGCGCACGGGCTCGTGGTGCGCGGGTACCCGGCGCTGGTCGAGGAGCGGCCGGCGCGGGGGGCGAAGACGGGGCCCACCGTGGCGCTGCGCGTCCTGGCCGACGCCGCCGCGCAGGTCCGCGCGCACCGCATCGGCCTGCGCCGGCTCGTGCTGATCGAGACCGCCATGAACGCCCAGCGGGTCACGACCCGGTGGACCGGGAAGGAGGCGCTGACGCTCGCCGCCAGCCCGTACCCGAGCACGGAGGCGCTGGTCGCGGACGTGCAGCTGGCCGCCGTCGGGGCGCTGGTGGACGAGTGGACCGCGAGCCAGGGCGGACGACAGGTCCGGGACGCCGCGGCGTACGGCGAGCTGGTCGCCCACGTTCGCACGCACCTGGAGGAGCGGGTGCACCAGCTGATCCGCCAGGTCGTCGCCACCCTCGACGCGCACCGCGAGCTTGAGGCGACGATCAAGGGCGCGACGTCGATGTTCCTGCTCAACACCCTCACCGAGGTGCGCGACCAGGTGGCGAAGCTCGTGCGTCCGGGGTTCATCTCCGCGACTCCGCCCGAGCGCCTGGTGCACCTGCCGCGCTACCTGCGGGCCGCGCAGCGCCGGATCGAGCGGGCGCAGCAGAACGTGCACCAGGACGCGAACCTCGCGTGGACGATCGGTGAGCTGGAGGACGCGTACGAATCCGCCGTCGACGCCTCGGAGCGGCTGGCGCCCGATCCGGCCCGCGACGCCACCCTGGAGGAGGTGCGCTGGCTCATCGAGGAGCTGCGCGTCAGCTTCTTCGCCCAGCAGCTCGGCACCCCGGTGAAGGTCTCCGAGAAGCGGATCCGCAAGGCGCTGGCGCAGGTGTGA